The proteins below are encoded in one region of Carcharodon carcharias isolate sCarCar2 chromosome 2, sCarCar2.pri, whole genome shotgun sequence:
- the ttll2 gene encoding probable tubulin polyglutamylase TTLL2 codes for MEYKYRSEDLTKSLVFRLHEGTPEIVRDVLLERGWVEYDEEEQDENDWNLYWRSGFSNAEYENIMPWQRLIHYPKILGITRKDNLARNLKRMSGIYGSTIYNFSPIAFILPNDYTKFVAEYTKDKKANGGKLGYWICKPVDLSRGRGIFIFQDIKDLTYSCSVIVQKYISNPLLISGYKFDLRIYVCVTSFCPLMVYIYQEGLVRFGTEKYSLASLDNVYAHLTNTSINRFGPSYTMDKERVGSGCKWTMSQFRTFLHSLNINELLMWQRINNIVTMTLLTITPSIPSPPNCLELFGFDILIDDNIKPWLLEVNYSPALIVDCNADVIVKKGLLYDLIDLLNYKEVDTLRQRGYPSPWQYNALSRSHPFFYVTNSFRNVLHLHSNNSKKAFMSSSNEWSSTQNHSLLGCHKSCSQSNMYNNGEDEEMYSQKAEEENKSPSISKQQFSHSPHSTVDNSGKNIKKVSGSTGAVSAHCSGTKECTKNVKLTKSLPKKTLTSQLREKMNKSYIRTQNLETRTAQFDGYFRKMGPRFSSHNLQRYELASFPQYSVSDIDKKPMNRIGDFILTFPFNEVTLKASQDPLNMRTIMQELQKMQKILQEQKSAKRKGESHLDGSFVRKGCFGSFLWGPRNPPLLSEYCFQN; via the coding sequence ATGGAATATAAATATAGATCAGAAGATCTGACTAAGTCATTGGTATTTCGTCTCCATGAAGGCACTCCTGAAATTGTCCGTGATGTTCTCCTTGAGCGTGGCTGGGTGGAATATGATGAAGAAGAACAGGATGAGAATGACTGGAACttatattggcgatctggttttTCTAATGCAGAGTATGAAAATATTATGCCTTGGCAAAGACTGATACACTATCCAAAAATCTTGGGCATAACTCGAAAGGACAATCTTGCTCGTAATTTAAAGCGTATGTCGGGGATTTATGGCTCGACAATATATAACTTTAGCCCTATAGCTTTCATTCTTCCCAATGATTACACCAAATTTGTTGCTGAGTATACAAAAgacaagaaggcaaatggtggaAAGCTTGGGTACTGGATATGCAAGCCCGTTGATCTGTCCCGCGGTAGGGGAATATTTATATTTCAAGATATTAAAGATTTGACTTACAGCTGTTCTGTTATAGTGCAAAAGTACATTAGCAATCCCCTTCTCATTTCTGGTTACAAATTTGATTTACGAATCTATGTTTGTGTCACTAGTTTCTGTCCATTGATGGTTTATATTTACCAAGAAGGTCTGGTGAGGTTTGGGACAGAAAAGTACAGTCTTGCATCTTTAGACAATGTTTATGCTCATTTAACAAACACCAGCATCAATCGATTTGGACCTTCCTACACTATGGATAAAGAGCGGGTTGGTTCAGGATGCAAATGGACAATGAGCCAATTCCGTACTTTTCTGCATAGTCTTAATATAAATGaactgctcatgtggcagagaaTAAACAATATTGTGACAATGACTCTTCTCACAATTACTCCCTCTATTCCGTCCCCTCCTAATTGTCTTGAACTCTTTGGTTTTGATATTCTAATAGATGATAACATAAAGCCTTGGCTTTTAGAAGTAAATTATAGTCCAGCACTAATTGTAGACTGTAATGCTGATGTGATAGTAAAGAAAGGACTATTATATGATCTAATTGATCTGCTGAATTATAAAGAGGTAGATACATTGCGCCAACGTGGTTACCCAAGTCCATGGCAATATAATGCACTTTCCCGGAGCCATCCTTTCTTTTATGTGACAAACTCCTTTAGAAATGTATTGCATCTTCACTCCAACAATTCTAAAAAAGCATTTATGAGCTCTTCAAATGAGTGGTCCAGTACCCAAAACCATTCCCTATTAGGCTGCCATAAAAGTTGCAGTCAATCTAATATGTACAACAATGGTGAAGACGAGGAGATGTACTCCCAAAAAGCAGAGGAGGAAAACAAATCTCCTAGCATCAGCAAACAGCAATTCTCTCACTCGCCACATTCAACTGTGGATAATTCTGGGAAAAATATCAAAAAGGTCTCTGGTTCCACAGGTGCAGTATCTGCCCATTGTTCAGGCACCAAGGAATGCACAAAGAATGTGAAGCTTACTAAATCACTGCCAAAGAAAACCTTGACTTCACAGTTGAGGGAAAAGATGAACAAAAGTTACATACGTACACAGAATCTGGAAACAAGAACTGCACAGTTTGATGGATATTTTCGTAAAATGGGCCCTAGGTTCTCTTCACATAACTTGCAAAGGTATGAACTAGCATCCTTCCCTCAGTACAGTGTTTCAGATATTGACAAGAAGCCCATGAACCGCATTGGTGACTTTATACTAACGTTTCCATTTAATGAAGTGACACTGAAAGCTTCTCAGGACCCTTTAAACATGAGGACAATAATGCAGGAACTGCAGAAGATGCAGAAGATATTACAGGAACAAAAGAGTGCAAAAAGAAAAGGTGAGTCCCACCTGGATGGCTCTTTTGTTAGAAAAGGATGTTTTGGTTCTTTCCTGTGGGGGCCACGTAATCCCCCCTTGCTTAGTGAATACTGCTTTCAAAACTAA